A stretch of Blautia liquoris DNA encodes these proteins:
- a CDS encoding alpha-glycosidase produces the protein MEIDKKQQYISQMRGMFNKHGLYSDETRQFRIPYEPEAGDAVTIRFRTVRNNVDSVYLISGKLREPMKVSVTKNGFDFYEYKLTVTDEPLYYYFEINCGKIHCYYNKLGVSRELQEEYSFGIIPGYKTPDWARGAVTYQIFVDRFCNGDPSNDVQSDEYFYIDRRVRKVDEWSKRPETMDVGNFYGGDLQGVIDKLDYLKDLGVQVVYLNPIFVSPSNHKYDIQDYDFVDPHFGKIVDDGGECLKGDDTDNTHALRYINRVTNQKNLEASNRLFIRLTEEIHKRGMKVILDGVFNHCGSYNKWMDREQIYENQETYEKGAFVSKDSPYHSFFKFYNEHEWPYNEYYDGWWGHPTLPKLNYEDSSKLMEDIMRIAAKWVSPPYLADGWRLDVASDLGHSLEFNHKFWREFRRVVKEANPDAIVLAEHYGDARSWLAGDQWDTVMNYDAFMEPVSWFLTGMEKHSDEFRQDLLGNADAFISAMNHHCAQFHRQSLECAMNELDNHDHSRFLTRTSHLVGRLADKGSDAAQLNVNKAVLREAVVMQMTWPGAPTIYYGDEAGLVGFTDPDNRRTYPWGSEDHELIRFYKNITYIHKKYPVLTGGSLKFIYKDYNIIAYARFNLSEQIVVVVNNRAEQANVTIPVWEAGIYRTRDTSMDEIFETNAIGFFAKLSPRKIQAGNLTMELNPFSAVILYRKEEKTIYN, from the coding sequence ATGGAGATTGATAAGAAACAGCAATATATCTCTCAGATGAGAGGGATGTTTAATAAGCACGGTTTGTACAGCGATGAAACCAGACAGTTTCGGATCCCATACGAACCTGAAGCAGGTGATGCAGTGACAATTCGCTTTCGGACGGTCAGAAACAATGTGGATTCGGTCTATCTGATCAGCGGAAAGTTAAGGGAACCGATGAAGGTTTCTGTGACGAAGAATGGGTTTGATTTCTATGAATATAAACTGACTGTCACAGATGAACCGCTCTATTACTACTTTGAGATTAACTGTGGGAAGATCCATTGTTATTATAATAAACTTGGCGTATCCAGAGAACTGCAGGAAGAATATTCTTTTGGCATCATTCCGGGCTATAAAACTCCGGATTGGGCCAGGGGAGCTGTGACCTACCAGATCTTTGTGGACCGTTTCTGCAACGGGGATCCGTCGAATGATGTCCAAAGTGATGAATATTTTTATATTGACCGGAGAGTCCGAAAAGTTGACGAATGGTCAAAGAGACCTGAAACGATGGATGTCGGAAACTTTTATGGCGGAGATCTGCAGGGGGTAATCGACAAGTTGGATTATCTGAAAGATCTGGGTGTTCAGGTTGTATACCTGAATCCGATCTTTGTTTCACCATCCAATCATAAGTATGATATACAGGATTATGACTTTGTGGATCCGCATTTTGGAAAAATCGTGGATGATGGGGGAGAATGTTTAAAGGGTGATGATACTGACAATACGCATGCGCTGCGTTATATCAACCGGGTGACGAACCAAAAAAATCTTGAGGCATCTAACCGGTTGTTTATTAGGCTGACAGAAGAAATCCATAAGCGAGGGATGAAAGTGATCCTGGATGGTGTGTTTAATCATTGCGGATCTTATAATAAGTGGATGGACCGGGAACAGATCTACGAGAACCAGGAAACCTATGAAAAAGGGGCATTCGTCTCGAAGGATAGTCCCTATCATAGCTTTTTTAAGTTTTATAATGAGCACGAATGGCCATACAATGAATATTATGACGGATGGTGGGGACACCCTACACTTCCAAAGCTGAACTACGAAGACTCATCAAAACTTATGGAGGATATTATGCGAATCGCTGCCAAATGGGTCTCTCCGCCTTATTTAGCTGATGGATGGAGACTTGATGTGGCCTCGGATCTGGGACATTCTTTAGAGTTTAACCATAAGTTTTGGAGAGAGTTTCGTAGGGTAGTTAAAGAGGCTAATCCGGATGCAATCGTCTTAGCTGAACACTATGGAGATGCCAGGTCCTGGCTTGCCGGTGACCAGTGGGATACAGTTATGAATTATGATGCGTTCATGGAGCCGGTGTCCTGGTTTTTAACCGGTATGGAAAAACACAGTGACGAATTCCGACAGGATCTGCTGGGCAATGCGGATGCATTTATCAGTGCCATGAACCATCACTGTGCACAATTTCACAGACAGTCATTAGAGTGTGCGATGAATGAACTGGATAACCACGACCACTCCAGATTTCTCACGAGAACGAGTCATCTGGTCGGGAGGCTCGCTGATAAAGGAAGTGATGCCGCACAGTTAAATGTCAACAAGGCTGTTCTGCGCGAGGCTGTCGTGATGCAGATGACCTGGCCTGGCGCACCCACAATCTACTATGGGGATGAAGCAGGCCTGGTCGGATTCACTGATCCTGACAACAGAAGGACGTATCCATGGGGCAGCGAAGACCATGAGCTAATTCGGTTTTATAAGAATATCACTTATATTCATAAGAAATATCCGGTGTTGACCGGGGGCAGTCTGAAGTTTATCTATAAAGATTACAATATCATCGCCTATGCGAGGTTTAATCTCTCAGAACAGATTGTGGTGGTTGTGAATAACCGGGCAGAGCAGGCGAATGTGACGATACCGGTGTGGGAGGCTGGAATCTACCGAACACGCGACACTTCCATGGATGAGATATTTGAGACTAACGCCATTGGTTTTTTTGCTAAGCTTTCACCCAGAAAGATTCAGGCAGGCAATCTGACGATGGAACTAAATCCTTTCTCGGCGGTCATTCTTTACCGGAAAGAAGAAAAAACGATTTATAATTAA